The Maledivibacter sp. DNA window AAAGGGATCACCTACTAATATATTTAAGTCCTTTACACCACCGCAAAAAGGTGTGGGTGTAATGCTTGAAGGAGCTGGCAGGGATACAGTAGTTGAACTAGTAGAGTGCTTACAAAGGAAACACGTTATATAAATTGAAAGGAGATATGAGAATATGGAATTTAATAGTGCTGATATAGGTGCATTCAATGACATATGGGTTTTTTGTGAACAACGTAATGGGAAATTAGTAAATACTGATTTTGAATTGATTTCTGAAGGTCGTAAGCTTGCCGATGAACGTGGATCAAAGCTTATTGGAGTTCTTCTTGGTCATAATGTGAAGGATATTGCAAAAGAGCTAGGAGGCTATGGAGCAGATAAAATAATAGTTTGTGATGACCCGGCATTAGATGTATATACAACAGATGCTTATACTAAGGTAATTAGTGATGTTGCAATGGATAAGAAGCCAGAAGTTATTTTAATTGGGGCTTCACATATTGGTAGGGATTTAGGGCCCCGTTGTGCAGCACGTCTACATACTGGTTTAACAGCTGATTGTACCCATTTAGATATCGATATGGAGAAATATGTGGATTTTCTTGATTCATCGTCAACACTAGATCTATCTAAGACTAAATTTAAAATGGAGGATATGAACTTAAAAATGACACGTCCAGCCTTTGGAGGTCATCTTATGGCAACTATTATATGTCCCCGTTTTAGGCCTTGTATGTCTACGGTACGTCCCGGTGTTATGAAGAAAGTAGAGTTTAATCAAGAAATGGCAGATAAATGTGAAATAGAGATGTATCCAGTATCTATCTCACAGGAAGAGATAAAAACAAAGGTTTTAGAGGTTGTAAAAGAAGCAAAACAGATGATTGATTTAATAGGTGCAGAGGTTATTGTTTCCGTAGGACGTGGTATTGGAAAGAATGTTGAGGAGGGTATTGAGCTTGCTAATAGACTCGCAGAGGCCTTTGGTGGCGGAGTTATTGGTGG harbors:
- a CDS encoding electron transfer flavoprotein subunit alpha/FixB family protein produces the protein MEFNSADIGAFNDIWVFCEQRNGKLVNTDFELISEGRKLADERGSKLIGVLLGHNVKDIAKELGGYGADKIIVCDDPALDVYTTDAYTKVISDVAMDKKPEVILIGASHIGRDLGPRCAARLHTGLTADCTHLDIDMEKYVDFLDSSSTLDLSKTKFKMEDMNLKMTRPAFGGHLMATIICPRFRPCMSTVRPGVMKKVEFNQEMADKCEIEMYPVSISQEEIKTKVLEVVKEAKQMIDLIGAEVIVSVGRGIGKNVEEGIELANRLAEAFGGGVIGGSRAVVDSGWLSADHQVGQTGKTVHPRVYVALGISGAIQHKAGMQDSELIIAVNKDDTAPIFDCADYGITGDLFKVVPMMIEEITSVKVS